A genome region from Nitrososphaerales archaeon includes the following:
- a CDS encoding 50S ribosomal protein L37e: protein MVKGTTSMGKFTKGRVHIRCRRCGSNSYHLRRKRCSKCGYPDPRIRKYAFIRSK from the coding sequence ATGGTCAAAGGCACCACCTCGATGGGCAAGTTCACCAAGGGGAGAGTGCATATAAGATGCAGAAGGTGTGGAAGTAACTCATACCATCTGAGGAGGAAGCGTTGTTCAAAGTGCGGGTATCCGGATCCTAGGATTAGGAAGTATGCTTTCATAAGGAGCAAGTGA
- a CDS encoding LSm family protein, with product MSQDMAVKVLDESLERVILIKLKGGKMIRGTLKGYDQHMNLLLEASQELLEENKSNDLGTIVVRGDNVVIISPPPSK from the coding sequence TTGTCGCAAGATATGGCTGTTAAGGTGCTTGACGAGAGCCTTGAGAGAGTCATTCTCATAAAGCTGAAGGGAGGGAAGATGATCAGAGGAACTCTAAAGGGTTACGATCAACACATGAATCTGCTTCTGGAGGCATCTCAGGAACTCCTTGAGGAGAACAAGTCCAACGATCTGGGAACCATAGTCGTAAGAGGAGACAATGTAGTGATAATTTCACCTCCACCGTCAAAGTGA
- a CDS encoding ASCH domain-containing protein encodes MLFKPYLTQLILNGDKTESRRLWKRCMVKVNRIYDAKTGFSNDSIFAKIMITYVRKEKLGCIGDEGIRREGCKSLEEFKLMWNDIYGTWDDNAEVFVIGFRVV; translated from the coding sequence ATGCTCTTCAAACCTTACCTAACACAACTCATATTGAACGGTGATAAAACAGAAAGTAGGCGATTATGGAAGCGGTGTATGGTCAAAGTAAACAGGATCTACGACGCAAAGACCGGGTTTAGCAATGATAGTATCTTTGCAAAGATCATGATCACCTATGTAAGAAAGGAGAAACTTGGTTGCATAGGCGACGAAGGAATAAGGAGGGAGGGTTGCAAATCATTGGAGGAGTTCAAATTGATGTGGAACGACATATACGGCACTTGGGATGATAACGCAGAGGTATTCGTAATAGGGTTTCGTGTGGTTTAG
- the rpiA gene encoding ribose-5-phosphate isomerase RpiA — translation MGTSDVLQSMALAALENVRNGYIIGLGSGSATLVFVRALAKHIKDKGLDIEVIPTSLQIKLEAEALGYNMADDTLIPLLDVVFDGADQIDATFNMIKGGGGALLREKVLIHASKQTVILADESKYVKVLNRAVPIEVHPYARTYVIERLKKWGAKPKIRSLEKGYPFVTENGNLILDTDFGEISDAVSLEREVKSIAGVMEVGIFTKRATRYYKANRNGTVEALVP, via the coding sequence TTGGGTACTAGCGATGTTTTGCAGAGTATGGCACTCGCTGCGCTAGAGAATGTTAGGAATGGTTACATCATAGGGTTGGGTTCTGGAAGCGCCACACTTGTGTTTGTAAGAGCACTTGCAAAACATATTAAGGATAAGGGGTTGGATATTGAGGTTATACCCACGTCGCTACAGATCAAACTTGAGGCTGAAGCACTAGGCTACAATATGGCTGATGATACACTTATTCCTTTATTGGATGTGGTATTTGATGGAGCAGATCAAATCGATGCAACGTTTAATATGATCAAAGGAGGAGGCGGGGCATTGCTTAGGGAAAAAGTGCTTATACATGCGTCCAAGCAAACAGTGATCTTGGCGGATGAAAGCAAGTATGTGAAGGTATTGAATAGAGCAGTACCAATAGAGGTTCATCCATATGCTAGAACTTATGTAATTGAGCGGTTGAAGAAGTGGGGCGCAAAGCCAAAGATCAGGAGCTTGGAAAAGGGCTATCCGTTTGTAACGGAAAACGGTAACCTTATACTCGATACTGATTTTGGGGAGATAAGTGATGCTGTAAGCTTGGAAAGAGAGGTGAAGAGTATAGCAGGAGTTATGGAAGTGGGCATATTTACAAAACGTGCAACAAGATATTACAAGGCTAATAGGAACGGTACTGTGGAGGCTTTAGTACCATAG
- a CDS encoding Ig-like domain-containing protein, whose protein sequence is MPGIAIVCAAILLLSIYASIEHSFATHLDIFIPVLEIEPRSPIAGQIVTITTVLTNRGNNDMSNVQVSYNVDGVWVIDDVHVDVPSRRSVQVSFATLMPVNPGEHQLKACPERAKFGDDGDQCRILNFIAIDESTIVVTILSPREESVLSGTTTIKIAALGQTAEKVELYVQNELADTKREAPFDFVLDTTKYEDGQYRIYAIAYYDSGIAKASSVKKFFIDNHGGNVIVTMKPSLVLEAQARVGQSLIIESDVTNEQPFKIAATFIVLVKDSNGYTEFITWKEDKIAANETLPMSQSWVPREKGRYTVNVFLWDTLENAVPLSDVMKAIIDVL, encoded by the coding sequence TTGCCTGGGATAGCTATAGTTTGTGCAGCAATATTACTTCTTTCCATCTATGCATCTATCGAGCATTCTTTTGCAACGCATCTAGATATTTTTATTCCTGTCTTGGAAATTGAACCGAGGAGTCCAATTGCTGGTCAGATAGTAACGATAACAACTGTGTTAACTAACAGAGGAAATAATGATATGTCAAATGTGCAGGTTTCATATAACGTTGATGGCGTCTGGGTTATAGATGATGTGCATGTAGATGTTCCTTCCAGAAGAAGCGTGCAAGTATCATTTGCTACTTTGATGCCAGTGAATCCAGGTGAGCATCAGCTAAAAGCATGCCCAGAAAGGGCGAAATTTGGAGATGACGGGGATCAATGCCGTATACTGAATTTTATTGCCATAGATGAATCAACAATAGTTGTAACTATACTGTCGCCAAGGGAAGAAAGCGTGCTAAGCGGTACCACAACAATAAAGATTGCAGCGTTAGGGCAGACCGCAGAGAAAGTAGAACTCTATGTGCAAAACGAACTTGCTGATACAAAGAGGGAAGCACCGTTCGACTTTGTACTTGACACCACAAAATATGAAGATGGTCAGTACAGGATATACGCAATTGCTTACTACGATTCAGGGATAGCGAAAGCTTCTTCAGTCAAGAAATTTTTCATTGATAACCATGGCGGAAATGTAATTGTGACAATGAAACCATCACTTGTGCTAGAGGCCCAAGCAAGAGTAGGGCAGAGTCTTATAATAGAATCTGATGTAACAAACGAGCAGCCATTCAAAATTGCAGCTACGTTCATTGTGCTCGTAAAGGATTCCAATGGGTATACAGAATTTATTACATGGAAGGAGGATAAGATAGCAGCGAATGAAACACTGCCCATGTCGCAATCATGGGTTCCAAGAGAAAAAGGTAGATATACTGTGAATGTCTTTCTCTGGGACACTCTTGAAAATGCGGTGCCTTTATCAGATGTTATGAAAGCAATCATTGATGTTCTTTAG
- a CDS encoding formyltetrahydrofolate deformylase, producing the protein MARNSRTLTEITVVGPDRKGVVAGVTNFIFERQGNIEKINQNVIRGLFGMQLEASFKRDLLDKDEFRKGMQKLAKKLAMEIKVHFDEPNRLKNMAVLVSKEPHCLEAILKGKRSGEIRVNIPLIVGSEKTLKAIAQKYNIPFVAVDHKDQDKAEERILSLLEKYNIDFIALARYMRILSPNFVWRYPHRIINIHPSLLPAFPGAYAYVQAYERGAQIVGCTAHFVTENLDEGPIIWQESFKVRPNEGLECIKKRGRQQEAHTLVHAIRLYLENKLEVYWGKVHFRKLSKKELET; encoded by the coding sequence ATGGCTAGGAACAGCAGAACCCTCACAGAGATCACGGTAGTAGGTCCGGACCGAAAGGGTGTCGTTGCAGGCGTAACGAATTTCATATTCGAACGGCAGGGGAACATAGAAAAGATAAACCAAAACGTGATCAGGGGACTCTTTGGTATGCAACTTGAGGCATCATTCAAACGTGACCTCTTGGACAAGGACGAATTTCGTAAAGGCATGCAGAAGCTTGCCAAGAAGCTAGCTATGGAGATAAAGGTTCATTTCGATGAACCAAATAGGTTGAAGAATATGGCCGTTCTTGTAAGCAAGGAGCCACATTGTTTGGAGGCTATACTCAAAGGAAAGAGAAGTGGAGAGATAAGGGTAAACATTCCGTTAATAGTGGGAAGTGAAAAGACATTGAAGGCTATAGCACAAAAATATAACATTCCTTTCGTGGCTGTAGATCATAAGGATCAGGATAAGGCTGAAGAACGTATACTTTCTCTATTGGAGAAGTATAACATTGACTTTATCGCTCTTGCAAGGTACATGCGCATACTTTCACCAAACTTTGTATGGCGCTATCCACATAGAATAATTAACATACATCCTTCACTGCTGCCAGCCTTTCCTGGGGCATATGCGTATGTGCAGGCGTATGAAAGGGGTGCACAGATAGTCGGATGCACGGCGCACTTTGTTACCGAGAACTTGGACGAGGGACCAATAATATGGCAGGAATCATTTAAGGTCAGGCCTAATGAAGGTCTTGAGTGTATAAAGAAGAGGGGAAGACAGCAGGAAGCACATACACTGGTTCATGCGATAAGGCTCTATCTTGAGAATAAGCTTGAGGTGTACTGGGGGAAGGTACATTTCAGGAAGCTCTCAAAGAAAGAACTGGAGACATGA
- a CDS encoding creatininase family protein: MTDILEASDPSIRKQISHGKNRAILPIGSIEQHGAHLPVATDAMIAEDIAKRVSKIVNAFVLPTIFYGVSYEHRPLFNISIRNETLSALISDICISLAENGINRIILLNAHYGNDAALSSITQTIHDKVPRDTLVYSLSYWMVMDEEIGHADANETSLVLAIEPKMVTMKNVKVGNVKVRVRSDQKLVMSRLTSIPSSFPRLASNGIWGDPRKASNSKGKTMLDKVSKKLADVIKDIESVYEDAFRDRK; the protein is encoded by the coding sequence ATGACAGATATTCTAGAGGCTAGTGATCCTTCGATAAGAAAGCAAATATCTCATGGAAAAAATCGTGCAATACTTCCTATAGGTTCCATCGAGCAGCATGGCGCACACTTGCCAGTTGCAACCGATGCTATGATTGCAGAGGACATTGCTAAAAGGGTCTCCAAGATTGTAAATGCTTTTGTTTTGCCAACAATATTCTATGGCGTTTCATACGAACACAGACCGCTCTTTAACATAAGCATAAGGAACGAAACCCTTTCAGCTTTGATAAGCGATATATGCATATCACTTGCTGAAAATGGCATCAATAGAATTATTCTACTAAATGCACACTATGGTAATGATGCAGCACTCTCTTCCATAACGCAAACCATACATGATAAGGTACCAAGAGACACGCTTGTTTACAGCTTATCATACTGGATGGTTATGGATGAAGAAATTGGTCATGCAGATGCTAATGAAACTTCCCTCGTGCTTGCTATCGAACCCAAGATGGTTACTATGAAAAACGTCAAAGTGGGAAATGTGAAGGTTAGGGTAAGGAGTGACCAGAAGCTGGTCATGTCAAGATTAACGTCAATACCCTCATCATTCCCGAGGCTTGCAAGCAATGGCATCTGGGGTGACCCTCGGAAAGCCAGTAATAGTAAGGGGAAGACCATGCTTGATAAGGTGAGCAAAAAACTTGCAGACGTAATAAAGGACATAGAAAGTGTGTATGAAGACGCCTTTAGGGATAGAAAATGA